The DNA sequence CTAGCTTCGCGGCGCTGCATGAGGCCCTGGGCGTCGAATTCCTACTGTTCGTTGCCGTAGGCGCGGAACCACTGGTTTTGGGTGTTGCGGTACTCGTATTGGAAGCGCACGGCGATGCGGTACTCGTGGAAGCCCCAAAGCTCCTTGATGAGGCGGTATTCGTGCTCCTGGGCCCACTTGCGGGCGAGGAAGGCCTGGATGGCGGCGCGGCCCGTGAAGAACTCGCTGCGGTTGCGCCACTGGCTGGCTTCGGTGTAGGCCAGGGCTACGCGGGCGGGGTCGCAGGAGCTCCAGGCGTCTGCGGCGAGGCGGGCTTTTTGGGTGGCCGTCTCGAAGGTAAACGGGGGCAGGGGCGGGCAGGCGTCGGGCATGCGGGCGGAGTAGGTGACCTTTTGCGGAACGCGGTATCTACCGTCGAGCGCAAGCTATGGTTTTACCCCTTCACCCCGTACCCCGATGATGCCTATCCCCGAACAATGGCCGCTGCCCGGCCAGGTCGACCCCGCGCTTTCGCCCTGTGCTTTTTGCCGCCGCCGGCTGCGCATCGGTGGCCGGCCGGTATTGGCTTCGTGCTCGTGCAAGGCCCTGGGGGCCCCAGTGACGGTTGGGGCCCTGGTGGTGGGTGGGGCCCTGGTAATGAGTGGGCTATGGTGGGGTTTCAGCAAAAAATGATGCATATTGCGTGTGGCATAATGCCAATAATTAGCTGACCTATAATCATTATTCACTTAATGTCCACATCTGCCGCCCAGCTCGTTTTTGAAAAAGCGGCCGGGCGGCCTCATTTTCAAGCTATGTGGAAAACTTCTAAAGTTTTCCCTTGGGGCCCCCCAACCTTCGGAGTAATTTCCGGTCTTGAAAGTCCTGGTTCTGCTTTAGCAAGCCACTGAAATATTCTCCTTTGCTCACCCCAAAGAATTAACTATGCTAGTAATTAAACGCGACGGCCGCCGTGAATCCGTGAAATTTGATAAAGTCACGGCCCGGATTGAGAAGCTGTGCTACGGCCTGCACATGGATTTCGTGTCGCCGATTGAGGTGGCCAAGAAGGTGATTGACGGCATCTACG is a window from the Hymenobacter nivis genome containing:
- a CDS encoding DUF1348 family protein; the encoded protein is MPDACPPLPPFTFETATQKARLAADAWSSCDPARVALAYTEASQWRNRSEFFTGRAAIQAFLARKWAQEHEYRLIKELWGFHEYRIAVRFQYEYRNTQNQWFRAYGNEQ